The bacterium genome contains a region encoding:
- the murB gene encoding UDP-N-acetylmuramate dehydrogenase, with protein MEFITKLKKVTERIKINEPMSAHTSIQIGGPADYFIEVENESQLKRLIRLCKNSKIPYFLVGGGSNLLVKDGGIRGVVLKLTDDFEHIVADKRKVIIGAGIALPHLLMEVSNLGLGGLEFLTGIPGTFGGAIFMNAGAYGASILERVNWLKIMDSSARVKTILKKDLRFSYRKSNLNGYIILEGELELQESKRLKVEGKMKGLLKLRENTQPLYTKSFGCMFKNPEKRNAGELIRKSGLADLRIGDAKISEKHPNFIENLGRAKARDVLMIIERVKEEVMQRFEVPLEEEVIITGS; from the coding sequence ATGGAATTTATTACAAAACTTAAGAAGGTTACAGAAAGGATTAAGATAAATGAGCCTATGAGCGCTCATACATCTATCCAAATTGGAGGACCAGCTGATTATTTTATAGAAGTGGAAAACGAAAGTCAATTAAAAAGATTAATTAGATTGTGCAAAAATTCCAAAATACCTTATTTTTTGGTTGGTGGAGGATCAAATTTATTGGTCAAAGATGGAGGAATTCGTGGTGTAGTACTTAAATTAACAGATGATTTTGAGCATATAGTAGCAGACAAGAGAAAGGTAATTATTGGTGCAGGTATAGCCTTACCTCATTTATTGATGGAAGTATCTAATCTGGGTTTAGGCGGATTAGAATTCTTAACCGGAATTCCTGGTACTTTTGGTGGAGCAATTTTTATGAATGCAGGTGCATATGGAGCATCAATTTTGGAACGAGTAAATTGGCTGAAAATAATGGATTCTTCGGCCCGAGTTAAGACTATACTCAAAAAAGACTTACGCTTTTCATATAGAAAAAGTAATCTAAATGGATACATAATCCTGGAAGGAGAATTGGAGCTTCAGGAAAGTAAAAGATTAAAGGTGGAAGGTAAAATGAAGGGATTGCTGAAATTACGGGAAAACACTCAGCCGTTATATACAAAGAGCTTCGGATGTATGTTCAAAAACCCTGAAAAGCGCAATGCAGGAGAGCTAATTAGGAAATCTGGATTGGCTGATTTAAGAATTGGAGATGCAAAGATTTCTGAAAAACACCCCAATTTCATTGAAAATTTAGGCCGAGCAAAGGCAAGAGATGTATTGATGATAATTGAAAGGGTGAAGGAAGAGGTTATGCAACGCTTCGAAGTTCCTTTGGAAGAAGAAGTTATTATAACCGGAAGCTAA